A window of the Pseudomonadota bacterium genome harbors these coding sequences:
- a CDS encoding SDR family NAD(P)-dependent oxidoreductase translates to MKDLAGKVAVITGGASGIGLATAKALARQGMRLVLADIEQGALDTAAHDLSRSGADVIGVRTDVGELAEVQQLADTTFKHFGAAHVVFNNAGVAVFGPVQDMSHADWEWIMKVDLWGPIHGVEAFLPRMIAQGQGGHIVNTASFAGLVANQGLSVYCVAKYGVVALSECLAKDLREHNIGSSVLCPMVVATNINDSARNRPAEFGGPERDLDVSDEQAEKMRGRVLPVEGVADKVVKAIKNNELYIVTHEESREFVRRRFERIDKAFDL, encoded by the coding sequence ATGAAAGATCTCGCAGGCAAGGTCGCGGTCATCACCGGCGGCGCGAGTGGCATCGGTCTCGCCACCGCCAAGGCCCTGGCCAGGCAAGGCATGCGCCTGGTGCTGGCCGACATCGAGCAGGGCGCGCTCGATACCGCCGCGCACGATTTGAGCAGGAGCGGCGCCGACGTCATCGGCGTCAGGACCGATGTCGGCGAACTGGCCGAGGTGCAGCAACTCGCCGACACCACCTTCAAACATTTCGGCGCCGCGCACGTGGTGTTCAACAATGCCGGCGTGGCGGTGTTCGGCCCGGTGCAGGACATGAGCCACGCCGACTGGGAATGGATCATGAAGGTCGACCTGTGGGGCCCGATCCACGGCGTCGAGGCCTTCCTGCCGCGCATGATCGCGCAGGGCCAGGGCGGTCACATCGTCAACACCGCGTCGTTCGCGGGCCTGGTCGCCAACCAGGGCCTGTCGGTGTATTGCGTGGCCAAGTACGGCGTGGTGGCCTTGTCGGAATGCCTGGCCAAGGATTTGCGCGAACACAATATCGGCTCCTCGGTGCTGTGCCCGATGGTGGTTGCCACCAACATCAACGACTCGGCACGCAACCGTCCGGCCGAATTCGGCGGCCCGGAGCGCGATCTCGATGTATCCGACGAGCAGGCCGAGAAGATGCGCGGCCGCGTGCTGCCGGTGGAAGGCGTGGCCGACAAGGTCGTCAAGGCCATCAAGAACAACGAGCTCTACATCGTCACCCACGAGGAATCGCGCGAGTTCGTGCGGCGCCGCTTCGAGCGCATCGACAAGGCGTTCGACCTGTAG
- a CDS encoding glucose 1-dehydrogenase, producing MGQFTDKLAVVTGASRGLGKAIALELAAEGARVACLATRAENAAAVVADISAAGGEARAYGCRVENSAEVTATFAAIEADFGPLDILVNNAGLSRPMLTLEMTEENWDQQMDINAKSIFLCSQAAARQMQGHGGGNIINIGSILGRNAFPATLGYCASKAATDQMTRVMAIEWARLGIRVNCVAPGYVQTDLVDDLAHEGKLTLKDLERRTPMRRLGTAREIARAVVYLASDDAAFVTGEVLVIDGGWTAFGYYQWGKS from the coding sequence ATGGGCCAATTCACAGACAAACTCGCGGTGGTGACCGGCGCCAGTCGCGGTCTCGGCAAGGCCATCGCGCTGGAACTCGCGGCCGAGGGCGCGCGCGTCGCCTGTCTCGCCACGCGCGCCGAGAACGCGGCCGCGGTGGTGGCCGACATCAGCGCCGCGGGCGGCGAGGCGCGCGCCTACGGCTGCCGCGTGGAAAACAGCGCCGAGGTGACCGCCACCTTCGCCGCCATCGAAGCCGATTTCGGCCCGCTCGACATCCTGGTCAACAACGCCGGCCTGTCGCGCCCGATGCTGACGCTGGAGATGACCGAGGAGAACTGGGATCAGCAGATGGACATCAACGCCAAGTCCATCTTCCTGTGTTCGCAGGCGGCGGCGCGGCAGATGCAGGGCCACGGTGGCGGCAACATCATCAACATCGGTTCGATCCTCGGCCGCAATGCCTTCCCGGCCACGCTAGGCTACTGCGCATCGAAAGCCGCCACCGACCAGATGACACGCGTGATGGCGATCGAATGGGCGCGGCTCGGCATCCGCGTCAACTGCGTGGCGCCGGGCTATGTGCAGACCGACCTGGTCGACGACCTCGCCCATGAAGGCAAGCTCACGCTCAAGGACCTGGAACGACGCACGCCCATGCGGCGGCTCGGCACGGCGCGCGAAATAGCGCGCGCGGTGGTGTATCTCGCCAGTGACGACGCCGCCTTCGTGACCGGCGAAGTGCTGGTCATCGACGGCGGCTGGACGGCTTTCGGTTATTACCAATGGGGGAAATCATGA
- a CDS encoding MFS transporter gives MSTSAGTARARFLAMFALVVAGELIFALPFHVPRYFRASMLASFDLSNAGLGDVFAVYGVTAMLAYFPGGALADRLPARGLLVASLLATALGGVYLATLPGEGGLALLYGYWGVTTILLFWAAMIRSTREWGGATAQGRAFGILDGGRGLAAATFATLAVACFSRYAGGAPGVALDDEARREAMRAVIVYYTLATTLAALLVWRCVPRGDGSDGGARARLQWTSLLAVLRMKAVWLQALVVVAAYCGYKGLDNYALYAHQVLGFSETAAAGLGAASAYIRPLAALGAGLVADRIGIAHSVRLLFLVSVAVYGLLGVLTPTPATLAIIYANLLLSCAAVFALRGVYFALLEEAAVPRHLTGSAVGVVSVIGYTPDIFFGAVSGRLLDAAPGLAGHQHYFILLALVAIIGGGAAVALVHTRGATSGA, from the coding sequence ATGAGCACTTCGGCCGGCACCGCGCGCGCGCGCTTTCTCGCCATGTTCGCGCTGGTGGTGGCGGGCGAATTGATCTTCGCCCTGCCCTTCCATGTGCCGCGCTATTTCCGCGCCAGCATGCTGGCGAGTTTCGACTTGTCCAACGCCGGGCTCGGCGACGTGTTCGCGGTCTACGGCGTGACCGCCATGCTGGCCTACTTTCCCGGCGGCGCGCTGGCCGATCGCCTGCCGGCGCGCGGCCTGTTGGTGGCGTCGCTGTTGGCCACCGCGCTCGGCGGTGTCTATCTCGCCACGCTGCCGGGCGAAGGCGGTCTCGCGCTGCTGTATGGCTACTGGGGCGTGACCACCATCCTCCTGTTCTGGGCGGCGATGATCCGCAGCACGCGTGAGTGGGGCGGCGCCACGGCACAGGGCCGTGCCTTCGGCATCCTGGATGGCGGGCGGGGTCTCGCCGCCGCCACGTTCGCGACGCTGGCGGTGGCGTGCTTCAGCCGGTACGCCGGCGGTGCGCCCGGCGTGGCGCTCGATGACGAGGCACGGCGCGAGGCGATGCGCGCCGTCATCGTCTATTACACCCTCGCCACCACGCTCGCGGCGCTGCTGGTGTGGCGCTGCGTGCCGCGCGGCGACGGCTCGGACGGCGGCGCGCGCGCGCGTCTCCAATGGACATCGCTGCTGGCGGTGCTGCGCATGAAAGCGGTGTGGCTGCAGGCGCTGGTGGTGGTGGCCGCCTACTGCGGCTACAAGGGGCTGGACAACTACGCGCTCTACGCGCACCAGGTGCTGGGCTTCAGTGAGACCGCCGCGGCCGGCCTCGGCGCGGCCAGTGCCTATATCCGTCCACTGGCGGCCTTGGGCGCGGGCCTCGTCGCCGATCGTATCGGCATCGCGCACAGCGTTCGACTGTTGTTCCTGGTCTCGGTGGCGGTCTACGGCCTGCTCGGCGTGCTGACACCGACGCCCGCCACGCTCGCCATCATCTACGCCAACCTGTTGCTGAGCTGCGCGGCGGTGTTCGCGCTGCGCGGCGTGTATTTCGCGCTGCTCGAGGAAGCAGCCGTGCCGCGACACTTGACCGGCAGCGCGGTCGGCGTGGTATCGGTGATCGGTTACACGCCGGATATCTTCTTCGGCGCGGTCAGCGGCCGACTGCTCGATGCCGCGCCGGGCCTGGCCGGACATCAGCACTACTTCATCCTGTTGGCGCTGGTGGCTATCATCGGCGGCGGCGCGGCCGTGGCCCTGGTGCACACGCGCGGCGCCACGAGCGGCGCCTGA
- a CDS encoding acyl-CoA dehydrogenase family protein: MHTAISQDAKALKAQLLAFMDKHVYPNEEHYHEQLRALPNRFGTVPLMEELKQLARDEGLWNLFMPYDHGGLKNEDYAPLAEVMGRVGWAAEVFNCNAPDTGNMEVFMKYGTEAQKKQWLEPLLRGEIRSAYAMTEPDVASSDATNVQTSIKRDGDHYVINGRKWFITNAMYERTKIIIVMGKSDPDNPNRHVQQSQVLVPKDTPGVKLVRPLTTFGYDDAPQGHAEVVFDNVRVPLENILLGEGRGFEIAQGRLGPGRIHHCMRLIGAAQRALEYACKRSVSRTTFGKKLAEHQSIREDIAKCFCDIEQARLLTLATARKMDEVGPKDARDMIAAAKITVPLMAQTVIDRCMQIHGAGGFTADYFMAEAWSYARWCRQADGPDQVHMMALGKQIIAEYAG, encoded by the coding sequence ATGCATACCGCCATCAGCCAAGACGCGAAGGCCTTGAAAGCCCAGCTCCTCGCCTTCATGGACAAACACGTCTATCCCAACGAAGAGCATTACCACGAACAGCTGCGCGCCCTGCCGAACCGCTTCGGCACCGTGCCCTTGATGGAAGAACTCAAGCAGCTGGCGCGCGACGAAGGCCTGTGGAACCTGTTCATGCCCTACGATCATGGCGGCTTGAAGAACGAGGACTACGCACCGCTGGCGGAAGTCATGGGCCGCGTCGGCTGGGCGGCCGAGGTGTTCAACTGCAATGCGCCCGACACCGGCAACATGGAAGTGTTCATGAAGTACGGCACCGAGGCGCAGAAGAAGCAGTGGCTGGAGCCGCTGCTGCGCGGCGAGATCCGCTCTGCCTATGCCATGACCGAGCCGGATGTCGCGTCCAGCGACGCCACCAACGTGCAGACTTCGATCAAGCGCGACGGTGACCACTACGTCATCAATGGCCGCAAGTGGTTCATCACCAACGCCATGTACGAGCGCACCAAGATCATCATCGTGATGGGCAAGTCCGATCCCGACAACCCCAACCGCCACGTGCAGCAAAGCCAGGTGTTGGTGCCGAAAGACACCCCCGGCGTGAAACTGGTGCGTCCGCTCACCACCTTCGGCTACGACGACGCGCCGCAGGGCCATGCCGAGGTGGTGTTCGACAACGTGCGCGTGCCGCTGGAGAACATCCTGCTCGGCGAAGGCCGTGGCTTCGAAATAGCCCAGGGCCGCCTGGGGCCGGGCCGCATCCACCATTGCATGCGCCTGATCGGCGCCGCGCAGCGCGCGCTGGAATACGCCTGCAAGCGCTCGGTGTCGCGTACCACCTTCGGCAAGAAGCTCGCCGAGCATCAATCGATACGCGAAGACATTGCCAAGTGTTTCTGCGACATCGAACAGGCGCGCCTGCTGACGCTGGCCACCGCGCGCAAGATGGATGAGGTCGGGCCCAAGGATGCGCGCGACATGATCGCGGCCGCCAAGATCACCGTGCCGCTGATGGCGCAGACCGTCATCGACCGCTGCATGCAGATCCACGGCGCCGGCGGTTTCACCGCCGATTACTTCATGGCCGAAGCCTGGAGCTACGCGCGCTGGTGCCGTCAGGCCGATGGCCCGGACCAGGTGCACATGATGGCGCTCGGCAAGCAGATCATCGCGGAGTACGCGGGCTGA
- a CDS encoding radical SAM protein: protein MKPRTLFVKPPDPFLENEFVYQQLAPHYLQSWLNVHGYASAQLVLYVRARADGTRPAPTRLADCHMLLVEDGQPLLDAPFDSAVFADFDLIAQSVMTPQAEYARWVTAAVRREQPHARVMIGGSHARYYLEQVVNERGAAACDYVVPHDGWQPLLEVLEAGLPDRGRGHVMSHQHDLSEITMAPTRPVELMARYRYEIAGLPAFHTVTALGCPFTCHFCEAGVERTRYFPTAMIDNDLRTMAATHRALGREHYAVMFFDDVGLLNPRQTRALAERVAMHGYSAWRAFTHAYLIVRHGDNLLGPFADTGGRRVGIGLETGSQRSLDMINKRNGKRQKVEEHYEAVRIANRLGIAVDGFTMIYPWEDEDDLRATDELVEFIVGNPVVGEDHLGRPLKNSVDSTIMVPYQGTQFNTMLKAGAVPGVKLAAEDPRRAMYYKGVDASSGWVYDETVLPRERYLEAQSYRNSLRPSYR, encoded by the coding sequence ATGAAGCCGCGCACACTGTTCGTCAAACCGCCGGATCCGTTCCTCGAAAACGAATTCGTCTACCAGCAGCTCGCACCCCATTACCTGCAATCGTGGTTGAACGTGCATGGCTACGCGTCGGCGCAGCTGGTGCTGTACGTGCGCGCGCGCGCTGACGGCACGCGGCCGGCGCCCACGCGCCTGGCCGATTGCCACATGCTGCTGGTGGAAGACGGCCAGCCGCTGCTGGATGCACCCTTCGACAGCGCGGTGTTCGCCGACTTCGACCTCATTGCGCAGTCGGTGATGACGCCGCAGGCGGAATACGCGCGCTGGGTGACGGCGGCGGTGCGGCGCGAACAGCCGCACGCGCGCGTCATGATCGGCGGCAGCCATGCCCGTTACTATCTCGAGCAGGTGGTGAACGAGCGCGGTGCCGCGGCCTGCGACTACGTGGTGCCGCATGACGGCTGGCAACCCTTGCTCGAGGTGCTCGAAGCTGGCTTGCCGGATCGTGGCCGCGGCCACGTGATGTCGCACCAGCACGACTTGTCCGAGATCACCATGGCGCCGACGCGGCCGGTGGAGCTCATGGCGCGCTACCGCTATGAAATCGCCGGGCTGCCGGCCTTCCACACGGTGACGGCGCTGGGCTGTCCCTTCACCTGCCACTTTTGCGAGGCGGGCGTCGAACGCACGCGTTATTTCCCGACCGCGATGATCGACAACGATCTGCGCACCATGGCCGCCACCCATCGCGCCCTCGGCCGCGAGCACTACGCGGTGATGTTCTTCGACGATGTCGGCCTGTTGAATCCGCGACAGACCCGCGCGCTCGCCGAGCGCGTGGCCATGCACGGCTACAGCGCGTGGCGCGCCTTCACCCACGCCTATCTCATCGTGCGGCACGGCGACAACCTGCTGGGACCGTTTGCCGACACCGGCGGCAGGCGCGTCGGCATCGGCCTCGAGACCGGCTCGCAACGCTCGCTGGACATGATCAACAAGCGCAACGGCAAGCGCCAGAAAGTGGAAGAGCACTACGAGGCGGTGCGCATCGCCAATCGCCTGGGCATCGCGGTCGACGGCTTCACCATGATCTATCCCTGGGAAGACGAGGACGATCTGCGTGCCACCGACGAACTGGTGGAGTTCATCGTCGGCAACCCGGTGGTCGGCGAAGACCACCTCGGCCGACCGCTCAAGAATTCGGTCGACTCGACCATCATGGTGCCTTACCAGGGCACGCAATTTAATACGATGCTGAAAGCGGGTGCGGTGCCGGGCGTGAAGCTCGCCGCGGAAGATCCGCGGCGAGCCATGTACTACAAGGGCGTTGATGCGTCGTCGGGCTGGGTTTACGACGAGACCGTGCTGCCGCGCGAGCGCTATCTCGAAGCTCAGAGCTATCGCAATTCGCTGCGACCTTCGTATCGGTAA
- a CDS encoding tetratricopeptide repeat protein, with protein MSRPSRLYSANTSKVHQHAERAAENLAAGDLAQAERSCRRALARGTSDGDLWHMLAAILLASGRLPDARDAIGRARRLCPGDADFANTEALLMERDGDAQGAANAWRNLLLASPEHADAWYNLGRLALRGGHAREAMDLLLRAVQLRPNWCDAYKNLGEACFAQGDVEAAEAAFQAALQCVPGDADSLANLARLRQEADDYPTALTHYRAALAAGADDATLLRFALLMPLFSINGAEIAAHRSRVESNLASLRERDMTLVDPARGIATPAFYFAYQGVNDRPLMSALGDIVTRAWRPTPVPRVARAPRPRIAFVSAHFRQHTIARLYAPLLERLPRDDFDVAVLSIGQHDGPLATRIAAAAEHALAVPEDLLAARQGLQALAPDVVVYCDIGMDPWSYYLAAERQAPVQCVTWGHPVTSGLASVDYFLSSTFIEPDGAQDHYREKLIRLPSWPVLYEEPAAPRSLTTRRDFGFVGDETIYLCPQSLFKLHPDFDACLAAILRGDPRGVVVLIESRASWRARLEGRFACTAPDVADRIRFVPAVSSQDFGALLAAADVVLDTLHFSGGYTSFETIWAETPFVTERGAYMRGRVTAGLCDLLGLDEAVADGVDDYAARAIALANAGAVRDGMRAKLARRKRQLLALDDAVLSAFGDFFRSALDEAHTQRREAAP; from the coding sequence ATGTCGCGGCCGAGCCGCCTTTACAGCGCGAATACCAGCAAAGTGCATCAGCACGCCGAACGCGCGGCGGAAAATCTTGCCGCGGGCGATCTTGCCCAGGCGGAACGATCTTGCCGCCGCGCGCTGGCGCGCGGCACCAGCGACGGCGATCTGTGGCACATGCTCGCCGCCATCCTGCTGGCGAGCGGCCGCCTGCCCGACGCACGCGACGCGATCGGCCGGGCGCGGCGCCTCTGTCCTGGCGATGCGGACTTCGCCAATACCGAAGCGCTGCTCATGGAGCGCGATGGCGACGCCCAAGGCGCCGCGAACGCGTGGCGCAACCTGCTGCTCGCCAGTCCCGAACACGCCGACGCCTGGTACAACCTCGGCCGCCTGGCGCTGCGCGGCGGTCATGCGCGCGAAGCGATGGATCTGCTGTTGCGCGCGGTGCAGCTCAGGCCGAATTGGTGTGACGCGTACAAGAATCTCGGCGAAGCCTGTTTCGCGCAGGGCGACGTGGAAGCGGCCGAGGCGGCTTTCCAGGCCGCGCTGCAATGCGTGCCGGGCGACGCCGACAGCCTCGCCAATCTCGCCCGCCTGCGCCAGGAGGCCGATGACTACCCGACCGCGCTCACCCATTACCGCGCCGCGCTGGCGGCCGGCGCCGATGACGCGACGCTGCTGCGCTTCGCGTTGTTGATGCCCTTGTTCAGCATCAACGGCGCCGAGATAGCCGCGCATCGCAGCCGCGTCGAAAGCAACCTGGCGAGCTTGCGCGAACGCGACATGACGCTGGTCGATCCGGCGCGGGGCATCGCCACGCCGGCGTTCTATTTCGCCTACCAGGGCGTCAACGATCGGCCGCTCATGAGCGCGCTGGGCGATATCGTCACGCGTGCCTGGCGCCCGACACCGGTGCCGCGCGTGGCGCGCGCGCCGCGTCCGCGCATCGCGTTCGTGTCGGCGCACTTTCGTCAGCACACCATCGCGCGCCTCTACGCGCCGCTGCTGGAACGCCTGCCGCGCGACGATTTCGATGTGGCGGTGTTGAGCATCGGCCAGCATGACGGTCCGCTCGCGACGCGCATCGCGGCCGCCGCCGAGCATGCCCTGGCGGTGCCCGAGGACCTGCTCGCCGCGCGCCAGGGTTTGCAGGCGCTGGCGCCTGACGTGGTGGTGTATTGCGACATCGGCATGGATCCCTGGAGTTACTACCTGGCGGCCGAACGCCAGGCGCCGGTGCAATGCGTGACCTGGGGTCACCCGGTCACCAGCGGCCTGGCGAGCGTCGACTATTTCCTGTCATCGACCTTCATCGAACCCGACGGGGCGCAGGATCACTACCGCGAAAAACTCATCCGGCTGCCGAGCTGGCCGGTGCTCTACGAAGAGCCGGCGGCGCCGCGCAGCCTGACCACGCGGCGCGATTTCGGCTTCGTCGGCGACGAGACGATTTATCTCTGCCCCCAGAGCCTGTTCAAATTGCACCCGGATTTCGATGCCTGCCTCGCCGCCATCCTGCGTGGCGATCCGCGCGGCGTGGTGGTGCTGATCGAATCCCGCGCAAGCTGGCGCGCGCGCCTGGAAGGGCGCTTCGCCTGCACCGCGCCCGATGTCGCCGATCGCATCCGCTTCGTGCCGGCGGTCAGCTCGCAGGATTTCGGCGCGCTGCTGGCGGCCGCCGACGTGGTGCTCGACACGCTGCATTTCAGCGGCGGCTATACCAGCTTCGAAACCATCTGGGCCGAGACGCCCTTCGTCACCGAGCGCGGTGCCTACATGCGCGGCCGCGTGACGGCGGGTTTGTGCGATCTGCTGGGGCTCGACGAGGCGGTGGCCGACGGTGTCGATGACTACGCCGCGCGCGCCATCGCGCTCGCCAATGCCGGCGCGGTACGTGACGGCATGCGCGCCAAGCTCGCCCGCCGCAAGCGCCAGCTGCTGGCGCTCGATGACGCCGTGCTGTCGGCCTTCGGTGATTTCTTCCGTTCCGCCCTCGATGAAGCCCATACCCAGCGCCGGGAGGCCGCGCCATGA
- a CDS encoding DNA-3-methyladenine glycosylase 2 family protein produces MTTHNQIFDFDTHDAIAHLAASSARMRRLIERVGPFQMEVRPTPSVFAALAQAVVYQQLHGKAAATIFERLCKLFPRPAGGPTAAGLMKLDDETLRGAGLSKNKTLALRDLASKALAKEIPTIAQAAKLDNDTLIEQLTAVRGIGRWTVEMLLMFRLGRPDVLPVDDFGIRKGYAVTFGKKEMPTPRELARYGERWAPYRTVASWYLWRAADIG; encoded by the coding sequence ATGACCACGCACAACCAGATCTTCGACTTCGACACCCACGATGCCATCGCGCACCTGGCCGCCAGCAGCGCGCGCATGCGCCGCCTGATCGAACGTGTCGGACCGTTCCAGATGGAGGTCAGACCGACGCCCAGCGTGTTCGCCGCACTGGCCCAGGCGGTGGTCTACCAACAGCTGCACGGCAAGGCCGCGGCCACCATCTTCGAGCGCCTGTGCAAGCTCTTTCCGCGCCCTGCGGGCGGCCCGACCGCCGCCGGCCTCATGAAGCTCGACGACGAGACCCTGCGTGGCGCCGGCCTGTCGAAGAACAAGACGCTGGCCTTGCGCGATCTCGCGAGCAAGGCGCTGGCCAAGGAGATCCCGACCATTGCGCAGGCCGCGAAACTCGACAACGACACCCTCATTGAACAGTTGACCGCGGTGCGCGGCATCGGACGCTGGACGGTCGAAATGCTGTTGATGTTCCGCCTCGGTCGCCCGGACGTGTTGCCGGTCGACGACTTCGGCATACGCAAAGGCTACGCGGTGACTTTCGGCAAGAAAGAAATGCCGACGCCGCGCGAACTGGCGCGTTACGGCGAGCGCTGGGCGCCGTATCGCACCGTCGCCAGCTGGTACCTGTGGCGCGCCGCCGACATCGGGTGA
- a CDS encoding FMN-binding negative transcriptional regulator has protein sequence MYVPKHFEQHEPEALHGLIRDHPLGVLVMHGADGLSANHLPFELDVESGRATLLAHVARANPLLHEIQPGQSALVIFRGAEAYISPNWYPSKHESHRQVPTWNYQAVHVHGRITIRDDETFLRALLARLTHTHETRAGQQPPWTMNDSPREFIERMVAAVVGIELHVERMVGKWKLSQNKDARDRESAAQALEQRGELPSAAAIRATLPGAD, from the coding sequence ATGTACGTGCCCAAGCATTTCGAACAGCACGAGCCCGAGGCATTGCATGGCCTGATTCGCGATCACCCGCTCGGCGTGCTGGTGATGCACGGTGCCGACGGCCTCAGCGCCAATCACCTGCCTTTCGAACTCGACGTCGAGAGTGGGCGAGCGACCCTGCTGGCACACGTCGCGCGGGCCAATCCGCTGCTGCACGAGATACAGCCTGGCCAGTCGGCGCTGGTGATCTTTCGCGGCGCCGAGGCCTACATCTCACCCAACTGGTATCCGAGCAAGCACGAGTCCCACCGCCAGGTGCCGACCTGGAACTACCAGGCGGTACACGTGCACGGTCGCATCACCATTCGCGACGACGAGACCTTCCTGCGCGCGCTGCTGGCGCGACTGACGCACACCCACGAGACGCGCGCCGGCCAGCAACCACCCTGGACGATGAACGATTCGCCGCGCGAATTCATCGAGCGCATGGTGGCGGCGGTGGTCGGCATCGAGCTGCACGTCGAACGCATGGTCGGCAAGTGGAAGCTCAGTCAGAACAAGGACGCAAGGGATCGCGAATCGGCCGCGCAGGCGCTGGAACAACGGGGCGAGCTGCCAAGCGCCGCGGCGATACGCGCAACGCTGCCCGGCGCGGACTGA
- a CDS encoding Rdx family protein produces MLSAAGGHQVELVEGRGGVFEIRRNGEPVYSKKVSGRYPNDAELQALAAR; encoded by the coding sequence GTGTTGTCGGCCGCAGGCGGCCATCAAGTCGAGCTGGTCGAAGGCCGGGGCGGCGTGTTCGAAATCCGGCGTAACGGTGAGCCGGTCTATTCGAAGAAAGTGAGCGGGCGTTATCCGAACGACGCCGAGTTGCAGGCGCTGGCCGCGAGGTAG
- a CDS encoding CinA family nicotinamide mononucleotide deamidase-related protein, producing MRCEVVAIGTELLLGQIIDTNSSWIGEQLAMAGIDSHFQTKVGDNLQRIIDSIQLALSRSDAVICCGGLGPTQDDITREAIASVMGVGMQRHDDIAARIRHIFESRGRVMADNNLRQADVPIGASTIPDQPGTAPGLICPIGDKVLYAVPGVPYEMHAMMDGTILPDLKRRAGLSSVIASRTLRTWGHSESRLAELLAPHIEALEASGNPTLAFLASGIEGIKVRITAKAADEAGVARLIADEEARVREVLGHYVFGIDDETMESVVLDHLRRRGQTLAIAEVTSGGIASQRLSALDGDGMVFQGGVVASAGSVRERVLGVAASLVGTREAAAALAGAVRAHFGTDIGLATTGEHDLGKIAGTNAGTTYLGIAIGDEVRVEEVRLPGDRKRVREFSVISLLNALRLRLELETWAPQRDF from the coding sequence ATGCGCTGTGAAGTGGTTGCCATCGGCACCGAATTGCTGCTCGGCCAGATCATCGACACCAATTCGTCGTGGATAGGCGAGCAACTGGCGATGGCCGGCATCGACTCGCATTTCCAGACCAAGGTCGGCGACAACCTGCAACGCATCATCGACAGCATCCAGCTCGCGCTGTCGCGCAGCGACGCGGTGATCTGCTGCGGCGGCCTGGGACCGACCCAGGACGACATCACCCGTGAAGCAATCGCGAGCGTGATGGGCGTCGGCATGCAACGGCATGACGACATCGCGGCGCGCATCCGCCATATCTTCGAATCGCGCGGCCGCGTGATGGCCGACAACAACCTGCGCCAGGCCGACGTGCCGATAGGCGCGAGCACCATTCCCGATCAGCCGGGCACCGCGCCCGGCCTCATCTGCCCGATAGGCGACAAGGTGCTGTACGCCGTGCCCGGCGTGCCCTACGAAATGCACGCGATGATGGATGGCACCATCCTGCCGGATCTGAAACGTCGCGCTGGACTGTCGAGCGTGATCGCGAGCCGCACGCTGCGCACCTGGGGTCACAGCGAATCGCGGCTGGCGGAGCTGCTGGCGCCGCATATCGAGGCACTTGAAGCGAGTGGCAATCCGACCCTGGCCTTCCTCGCCAGCGGCATCGAGGGCATCAAGGTGCGCATCACCGCCAAGGCCGCCGATGAAGCCGGCGTCGCGCGACTCATCGCCGACGAAGAAGCCCGTGTACGCGAAGTGCTGGGCCACTACGTGTTCGGCATCGACGATGAGACCATGGAATCGGTGGTGCTCGATCACCTGCGGCGGCGCGGCCAGACCCTCGCCATCGCCGAAGTCACCAGCGGCGGCATCGCCAGCCAGCGCCTGTCGGCGCTCGACGGCGACGGCATGGTGTTTCAGGGCGGTGTGGTGGCCAGCGCCGGCAGCGTGCGCGAACGCGTGCTGGGAGTAGCGGCCAGCCTGGTCGGCACACGCGAAGCGGCGGCCGCGCTGGCCGGCGCGGTGCGCGCGCATTTCGGCACCGACATCGGGCTCGCCACCACCGGCGAGCACGATCTCGGCAAAATCGCCGGCACCAATGCCGGCACCACCTATCTCGGCATCGCCATCGGCGACGAAGTGCGCGTCGAGGAAGTGCGCCTGCCGGGCGATCGCAAACGCGTGCGTGAATTCAGCGTCATCAGCCTGCTCAACGCGCTGCGGCTGCGCCTGGAACTCGAGACCTGGGCGCCGCAGCGGGATTTCTGA